One segment of Humidesulfovibrio mexicanus DNA contains the following:
- a CDS encoding xanthine dehydrogenase family protein molybdopterin-binding subunit, producing MADILSPPARVPRADALSKAAGAERYAFDDMPEGCLHAGAYRPGASMGMAHARIVAVDRQAALAVPGVLRVLTAADVPGQGRHGIVHKDQPVLCRERIRHAGDPVALVLAESPAALRAALAAMRAELAPLPGVFDPEAALKRGAPLVHPDRKDGNLLMHAVIKKGDARKELKAAPVSVRGEFFSPVQEHAFLETQCGVARQLPDGGLEMVLSTQSPFRDRFEIGAALGLDPLSIRIRAPHMGGGFGGKDGATVQCLLALAALYAGGRPVRMAWDREESMLAGFKRHAARLSCALGAQEDGTLTAFTCEMLYDTGAYAHLGGEVMELSMEHACGPYRVPSLRVEGRCVYTNNPIAGAFRGFGVVQASPAFEGLMDELAAKLGMDPLELRRKNALRSGDENGCGVRMGSAELPACLDALAAHPLWTGREQWRKEAPAFTRRGVGLAAVFNGMGYGRGLPDMAIAKVELTEEGGFLVYASVADMGQGNTSAFARLAAQELNQEAQAIGLVMPDTERCHPSGSSAAGRTTYTFGNALLRACAGLKAKLLARATMALMRDTLDGLALEAGKVVHKPTGASIALDALARFLPRDDRIAVGEFLMPVAREASATARGFLIGFPHLIFAYAAHLVRIEADELTGQVRVCDYVTVTDGGRVLSRQGFDQQAHGGAAQGLGLALFEDFLLDDGRILTGDLSTYLIPTALDLPDMESHAVEGCEESGPGGLKGVGEVGMSGPVPAVAAALRHALGGKPSTTALRLLRRPPFTPERVLRLLATKPRRTE from the coding sequence ATGGCCGACATTCTCTCCCCCCCCGCCCGCGTTCCCAGGGCCGATGCCCTTTCCAAGGCCGCAGGCGCGGAACGGTACGCCTTTGACGACATGCCGGAAGGCTGTCTGCACGCCGGAGCCTACCGACCGGGCGCGTCCATGGGCATGGCCCACGCGCGGATCGTGGCCGTGGACCGCCAAGCCGCCCTGGCCGTGCCAGGCGTGCTGCGCGTGCTCACCGCGGCCGATGTGCCCGGCCAGGGTCGCCACGGCATCGTGCACAAGGACCAGCCCGTGCTCTGCCGGGAGCGCATCCGTCATGCGGGCGATCCCGTGGCCCTGGTGCTGGCCGAAAGCCCGGCCGCTCTGCGCGCCGCCCTGGCGGCCATGCGCGCCGAGCTTGCGCCCCTGCCCGGCGTCTTCGACCCGGAGGCCGCCCTCAAGCGCGGCGCGCCGCTGGTGCACCCCGACCGCAAGGACGGCAACCTGCTCATGCACGCGGTGATCAAAAAGGGCGACGCCAGGAAGGAGCTCAAGGCCGCGCCGGTCAGCGTGCGCGGAGAGTTCTTCTCGCCCGTGCAGGAACACGCCTTTCTGGAGACGCAGTGCGGCGTGGCGAGACAATTGCCCGATGGCGGCCTGGAGATGGTCCTGAGCACCCAGTCGCCCTTCCGCGACCGCTTCGAGATCGGCGCGGCCCTGGGGCTGGACCCCCTGTCCATCCGCATCCGCGCGCCGCACATGGGCGGCGGCTTCGGCGGCAAGGACGGAGCCACGGTGCAGTGCCTGTTGGCCCTGGCCGCGCTCTACGCCGGGGGCAGACCCGTGCGCATGGCCTGGGACCGCGAGGAGTCCATGCTGGCCGGGTTCAAGCGCCACGCCGCCCGCCTTTCCTGCGCCCTGGGCGCGCAGGAGGACGGCACGCTCACGGCCTTCACCTGCGAGATGCTGTACGACACCGGGGCTTACGCCCACCTGGGCGGCGAGGTCATGGAACTGTCCATGGAGCACGCCTGCGGGCCGTACCGGGTGCCCAGCCTGCGCGTGGAGGGCCGTTGCGTCTACACCAACAACCCCATCGCCGGGGCCTTCCGGGGCTTCGGCGTGGTGCAGGCCAGCCCGGCCTTCGAGGGCCTCATGGACGAGCTGGCCGCCAAGCTCGGCATGGACCCCCTTGAACTGCGGCGCAAGAACGCCCTGCGCAGCGGCGACGAAAACGGCTGCGGGGTGCGCATGGGCTCCGCCGAACTGCCAGCCTGCCTGGACGCCCTGGCCGCCCACCCCCTGTGGACCGGGCGCGAACAGTGGCGCAAGGAGGCCCCGGCCTTCACCCGGCGGGGTGTTGGCCTGGCCGCGGTGTTCAACGGCATGGGCTACGGCCGGGGCCTGCCGGACATGGCCATCGCCAAGGTGGAGCTGACCGAGGAAGGCGGCTTTCTGGTCTATGCCTCCGTGGCCGACATGGGCCAGGGCAACACCTCGGCCTTCGCCCGGCTGGCCGCCCAGGAGCTGAACCAGGAGGCGCAGGCCATCGGCCTGGTCATGCCCGACACCGAACGCTGCCACCCGTCCGGTTCCTCCGCCGCCGGGCGCACCACCTACACCTTCGGCAACGCGCTCTTGCGCGCGTGCGCAGGCCTCAAGGCCAAGCTGCTGGCCCGCGCGACCATGGCGCTCATGCGCGACACCCTGGACGGGCTGGCGCTCGAAGCCGGGAAAGTGGTCCACAAGCCCACGGGCGCATCCATCGCCCTCGACGCGCTGGCGCGCTTCCTCCCGCGCGACGACCGCATCGCCGTGGGAGAATTCCTCATGCCCGTGGCGCGCGAGGCCTCGGCCACGGCACGGGGATTTCTCATCGGCTTTCCGCACCTCATCTTCGCCTACGCCGCGCACCTTGTGCGCATCGAGGCCGACGAACTCACCGGGCAGGTGCGCGTGTGCGACTACGTCACCGTCACCGACGGCGGCCGCGTGCTCTCGCGCCAGGGCTTCGACCAGCAGGCCCACGGCGGCGCGGCACAGGGCCTGGGTCTGGCCTTGTTCGAGGACTTCCTCCTGGACGACGGGCGCATCCTGACCGGCGACCTGTCCACCTACCTCATCCCCACGGCCCTGGATCTGCCGGACATGGAGTCCCACGCTGTCGAAGGCTGCGAAGAATCCGGCCCAGGCGGCCTCAAGGGGGTTGGCGAGGTTGGCATGAGCGGCCCTGTTCCGGCCGTCGCCGCCGCCCTGCGCCATGCCCTGGGCGGAAAGCCCTCGACCACCGCGCTGCGGCTCTTGCGCAGGCCGCCGTTCACCCCGGAGCGCGTGCTCCGGCTTCTCGCCACCAAGCCCCGGAGGACCGAGTGA